Proteins co-encoded in one Oncorhynchus kisutch isolate 150728-3 linkage group LG1, Okis_V2, whole genome shotgun sequence genomic window:
- the LOC109889601 gene encoding nucleolar protein 11-like, translating into MATLFEGFTLCGLLQTPSASDSAIQGIELDGDSDHAVVTDSTRAVTLYKVSDQKPLGSWTVKQGQLLTCPAVFNFQTKEYVVVSDNKVIRVWKEEDLNLDKAFKATVSADVWRVHSAPGGEPVVLFQRGAVRLLDSLLSAPQQPIEDILSEEEKEVIRWSTNIVAEKQHFVLFTTEQRGEHFLYVQRLNPNTLQKYRLEREDSGASPLSFSASLRDKHINLLYLYPNGCVYQSVVAVRGPVGLEGVQALPRSLRLRLPVGEGELGGASAVALDEAHVAVVGMPHPSARTGKDFLCIWNTNFQTLQAGKEMVGRIRGQVWCYLGKLFVPHGKALSVIPYECQKSSLASALGKLRHPGIAVSKSSVAIPSWNTLLHGDQPQGPTKIVDTRKSKLRRKSQSAPALTVDQVLELIKNGPVEEVRREVEALVSRGDAQDLQLSVGRLACHLVARSQVETAFYAPGALARLVQTQCLCHSMCPDLLLLALEHKDYFLCQLCLQLFPDIPEVVTCACLKTFIGVPDGDVEMVSLEPDSVSFMEGLVAAGARGRQQNGFSPPLFEDSCDPHHQPKPPQHQDKKNPTLQLEVCPVGLHKAVLLNEVLQTPYSDNLLVPHLKDLNAPQVILFLQYLQFIYMKYSQDVYTQTPVLRSPTMTQIIDWVCLLLDAHFTVLVMAPNAKGLLSNLQSFVKSQVKLFSELGKIEGSLQELHKMKPSKDISQYSIEVIELF; encoded by the exons ATGGCCACGCTGTTTGAGGGATTCACGTTGTGCGGACTTCTACAAACGCCAAGTGCTTCAGATTCGGCAATTCAGGGAATTGAACTGGATGGAGACAGTGACCATGCCGTCGTCACCGATTCTACGAGAGCTGTCACTTTATACAAG GTTTCAGACCAGAAGCCTCTGGGTAGCTGGACGGTGAAACAGGGACAGTTGTTGACTTGTCCTGCAGTGTTCAACTTTCAGACCAAGGAATATGTAGTGGTCTCTGACAACAAG GTCATCAGAGTTTGGAAAGAAGAGGACCTCAATTTAGACAAAGCATTTAAAGCAACT GTATCTGCTGATGTATGGAGGGTCCACTCTGCCCCAGGGGGAGAGCCTGTGGTGCTGTTTCAGAGAGGGGCAGTCAGACTCCTGGactccctcctctctgcccccCAGCAGCCCATCGAGGACATCCtgtcagaggaggagaaggaggtcaTAAG GTGGAGCACCAACATCGTGGCTGAGAAACAACACTTTGTCCTCTTCACGACAGAGCAG AGAGGGGAGCACTTCCTGTATGTGCAGAGGCTCAACCCCAACACCCTACAGAAGTATAGGCTGGAGAGGGAAGACTCTGGAGCTTCCCCATTgagtttctctgcctctctccggGACAAACACATCAACCTGCTCTACCTGT ACCCTAACGGCTGTGTGTACCAGAGTGTGGTGGCAGTGCGGGGGCCTGTGGGGCTGGAAGGGGTGCAGGCCCTGCCTCGTAGCCTGCGCCTGAGGCTGCCCGTTGGGGAGGGGGAGCTAGGCGGTGCCTCGGCAGTGGCCCTTGACGAAGCTCATGTGGCTGTGGTCGGGATGCCCCATCCCTCCGCCAGGACTGGCAAAG atttCCTCTGCATCTGGAATACTAATTTCCAGACTCTTCAGGCTGGCAAGGAGATGGTGGGAAGAATCCGTGGACAG GTCTGGTGTTATTTAGGGAAGCTGTTTGTCCCTCATGGCAAGGCCCTCTCTGTCATTCCCTACGAGTGTCAGAAGTCCTCCCTGGCCTCGGCCCTGGGGAAACTACGACACCCTGGGATCGCAG TGTCCAAATCGTCAGTGGCTATCCCCTCTTGGAACACCCTACTCCATGGGGATCAGCCACAGGGGCCCACCAAAATAGTGGATACCAGGAAGAGT AAGCTGAGACGGAAGAGCCAATCAGCGCCTGCCCTCACAGTGGATCAAGTACTGGAGCTTATCAAG AATGGTCCAGTGGAGGAGGTCCGGAGGGAGGTGGAGGCCCTGGTCTCCAGAGGCGATGCCCAGGACCTGCAGCTCTCGGTGGGCCGGCTGGCCTGCCACCTGGTGGCCCGAAGCCAGGTCGAGACTGCCTTCTACGCTCCCGGGGCCTTGGCACGGCTGGTGCAAACACAGTGCCTTTGCCACAG CATGTGTCCCGACCTCCTGCTGCTGGCTCTGGAGCACAAGGACTACTTCCTGTGTCAGCTCTGCCTGCAGCTCTTCCCAGACATCCCTGAGGTGGTCACGTGTGCCTGCCTCAAAACCTTCATCGG TGTGCCAGACGGCGATGTGGAGATGGTGAGCCTGGAGCCGGACAGCGTGTCCTTCATGGAGGGCCTGGTGGCGGCGGGGGCCCGGGGGCGCCAACAGAACGGCTTCAGCCCCCCTCTGTTTGAGGACAGCTGTGACCCCCACCACCAGCCCAAACCTCCCCAGCACCAGGATAAGAAGAACCCCACACTGCAGCTGGAGGTCTGCCCCGTGGGTCTACACAAGGCTGTGCTACT TAATGAGGTCCTGCAGACACCGTACAGTGACAACCTCCTCGTCCCCCACCTGAAGGACCTCAATGCTCCGCAGGTTATT cTCTTTCTTCAGTACCTCCAGTTCATCTATATGAAATATTCCCAAGACGTCTACACACAAACGCCAGTTTTGAGATCGCCCACAATGACACAG ATCATTGACTGGGTGTGCCTGTTGTTGGATGCTCATTTCACAGTCTTGGTCATGGCTCCTAATGCCAAAGGATTGCTGTCAAATCTCCAAAGCTTTGTCAAGTCCCAG GTGAAACTATTCTCTGAACTGGGGAAGATCGAGGGCAGCCTTCAAGAGCTCCACAAAATGAAGCCATCGAAGGACATCAGCCAGTACTCCATAGAAGTCATTGAGCTTTTTTAG